The region AGGAATTCCTGAATGTTTACTTACTCTAGCAGAAGAGTGACAGTATTTACAGTCTATTCCGTTTTCACCTGCATGAATTCTGTGTGAGTAATGTATTGGCTGAACTGGTTCGTATCCTTGATTTACACCTACTTGCATAAAGTAACCATACACAAAATATGCGCTTGCTAACATCAAAGCAATAACAGTAACAAATACTAAAAATTGATTTTGTATGAACGCTTTCCAGATAGGTGTGCGCTTTGGCGCTTCTGTTAAAGCAACGCCTTTTGCATCTGCAAAACGACGCAACGTTTGATTAACTAAGAATAATGCTCCTGCTAATAAAGCAAATAAGACACCTAAAGCACCTAATATTAATTTGTTTGAGATTCCGCCCTCTGATGAAGTTGTTCCACCTTCTGGTCCTGGAGGAGGAGGTGGAGTAACAGTTGGTTCAGTAGCAGTATAAGCTAATATATTATCAATATCTGCATTAGTCAACGTTGGAAACGCATTCATCGCTGAAGGCTTATACTCATTCCAAATTTTGTTGGCATAAGCATCTCCTGACTTGATTAAGCCTTGACTGTTTCTAATCCATTCATACAACCATTCTCTATCTAAACCTTCTTCTTCTGCCAAACGTGCCTCTACATTACGCAATGCAGGACCTGTCATTTTCTTGTCTAATTTATGACAAGCAATACAGTTAGCATTAAATAAAGATTTTCCAACAACTGGGTCGCCTTCTTGAGCGAAAAGTGAGATTGAGAATGTTAGTAAAAAAATTAAGCTTAAACTAAGATTGTTACTGCTTAACTTACGGTGAATCACCTGTTTCATATTATATATTGAATTTACTTCTAAACTTTGGTATGATTTTTTCATCAGCATTACTAAAACATAGCTTAAAAAAACCTTATGCAAAAGTAATACTTAAAAGTCGATTTTAGAAATCTTAAGGAAGTCTTAATTGCTAATTTAGAGGAATTCTAAATAATAAAATTAGTCACTTTTAAGTTTAATACTTTTACATTTGCACTAAATACATCTTAAAATGAAAAAAACACCATTAAAAGCTCTTTACCTAACTGCCTTATTAACACTATGTTTTGGTGTTTTTAGCCATGCGCAGCAAGGTACTGTTGTTATAAACGAAGATCCTACTATTGATGAATTATTAGAAATTAAAAAAGACATTAATAGTGATGAAAAAAATAGTGACCGTTATAAAATACAAGTGTATTCTGGTAATTTAGCAACAGCTGAAAGGACTAAATCTAAGTTTGACAGTTCCGTTGGACAATGGCGATCTCAGTTAGTATTTGAAGCACCAAATTATAAAATTTGGGTAGGCAGTTTTAGAACTCGATTAGAAGCAGATCGTGCATTAGTTGCAGTGCAACGAAAATTTGGAGATGCCTTTATCTTTAAGCCTAAAAAAGAATAAGATTATATAACAAGTAACTAGAAAATAAAAAAGCGATTCAAAAATTTTGAATCGCTTTTTTTATATGTTAAACTAAAAAATTATTTCAGTTTTTTCTTAACTTCAACTTCATGGAATGCTTCAATAACATCACCAATAGCGATGTCGTTATAATTTTTAATTTGCATACCACAATCGTATCCTTTAGACACTTCTTTAACGTCATCTTTAAAACGCTTAAGTGACGCTAACTCACCTGTATAAGTAACCACTCCATCTCTAATTAAACGGATTTGTGAGTTTCTGAATATCTTACCATTCATCACCATACAACCTGCAATAGTACCAACTTTAGATACTTTAAATACTTCTCTAATTTCTGCAGTACCAGTAACTTCTTCTTTAACCTCTGGAGACAACATACCTTCCATCGCGTCCTTAAGATCGTTAATTGCATCGTAGATAATAGAGTAAGTTCTGATATCCACTTCTTCTCTGTCTGCAATTGTTCTGGCGTTTCCAACAGGACGTACATTAAACCCTATAATGATAGCATCTGATGCAGTTGCTAGTAATACATCACTTTCTGTAATGGCTCCAACCCCTTTATGAAGGATATTAACTTGAATTTCTTCAGTAGATAGCTTTTGGAAAGAATCTGTTAAAGCTTCAACAGAACCATCCACATCACCTTTAAGGATAATATTTAATTCTTTAAATGTTCCTAAAGCAATACGACGTCCAATTTCTGCAAGCGTTAATGTTTTTGTTGTTCTAACATCTTGCTCACGTTGTAATTGAGTTCGTTTTGTTGCTATTTGTTTAGCTTCACGCTCGTCTGCAAATACATTAAATTTATCACCAGCTTGAGGCGCACCATCTAAACCTAATATTGAAACTGGTGTTGATGGTCCAGCTTCTTCAATATCATGTCCACGCTCATCATGCATCGCTTTTACTTTACCACTATTTTTACCTGCTAAAACATAATCACCAATACGCAGTGTTCCTGCTTGTACTAAGACTGTAGACACATAACCTCTACCTTTATCTAAAAAGGCTTCCACTACTGTACCTACTGCTGGTTTTTTTGGATTGGCTTTAAGCTCTAATAATTCAGCTTCAAGTAATACTTTTTCTAATAATTCTTTAACACCTGTACCTACTTTGGCAGAAATATCATGCGATTGGATTTTTCCTCCCCAATCTTCTACAAGTAAATTCATTTGTGCTAAACCTTCTTTTATCTTTTCTGGATTAGCGTCTGGCTTATCTATTTTGTTAATTGCAAAAACAATAGGAACTCCTGCTGCTTGTGCGTGAGAAATTGCTTCTTTGGTTTGAGGCATGATATCGTCATCCGCAGCTGCTACAATAATAGCAATATCAGTAACTTGAGCACCACGAGCACGCATCGCTGTAAAGGCTTCGTGACCTGGAGTATCTAAAAATGCTATTTTCTGACCGTTATCTAAAGTAACACCATAAGCACCAATATGCTGAGTGATTCCTCCAGACTCTCCAGCTATTACATTTTCTTTACGAATGTAATCTAATAAAGAGGTTTTACCATGATCTACGTGACCCATTACGGTTACGATTGGAGCACGAGTTACTAAATCTTCTGGTTTATCAACCACTTCTTCAATAGACTCTTCAATATCTGCAGTAACAAATTCTGTTTTGTATCCAAATTCTTCAGCTACAATCGCTAAGGTTTCAGCATCTAATCTTTGATTCATTGTAACCATCATCCCTAATGACATACATGCAGAGATAATTTGTGTCACTGGAACATCCATCATGGTTGCTACTTCGTTTGCTGTAACAAACTCCGTTACCTTTAAGATTTTACTTTCTGCAGCTTCGATTTGTTGATCGATTTCTGTCTGCTCTCTATGCTGATCTCTTTTTTCTCTTCTATATTTTGCTCCTTTACCTTTAGACGATTTTCCTTGAAGTTTTTCTAAGGTTTCACGTACTTGTCTCTGTACTTCTTCCTCACTAGGCTCCTCCTTGATTACAGGACTTTTACGTCCTCCTGGTTTTTTACCTTTAAATCTATCATTACTTCTTGAAGGACCTGAGCTATTTCTATTATCACCAGGTTTAGATATACGACGACGCTTCTTTTTATTGGCGTTATCGTCTTTTTTAGTGTCTTCCTTTTTCTTTTTAGGCTTCTTGAACTGAGATAGATCAATTTTATCTCCAGCAATTTTTGGTCCTGAAAGCTTAGTGTATTTAGTTTTAAGCGTTTCTTCTGTTGGTTCGTCAGAATCCTCTGCTTCTACAACTGTCTCCTTTTTAGTTGCTGGTTTTGCTTTAGGCTTATCCTTAGATTTAGTTGTTTCTTTTGCTTTAGAAGTAGCTTCCGTTTTATCAACTTTAGGTTTAGCTTCAACAACTTTCTCTTCTTTAGATGCTTCAGTTTTATCAGCATCCAAATCTATTTTACCAACTTTTTTTGGTCCAGAAAGTGACTTTGAAGCTTTAATAACTTCTTGTTCTTTTTTAAGTTGATCAGCTTTGGCAGCTTCTTCTGCTTTTTGCTTTTCTTCTAGCTCCTTTTCGCGTTTAATACGCAACTCTTCTTTTTCTTTATTCTTAGCTTCATTAACTTCTTGCGACGCCATTTTTTTGTTCGCATCAGTTTCAAACTCGTCTGAAAGAATTTTGTAAGTTTCTTCTGAAATTTTGGTAGTCGGTCGCTTCTCAATCTCGACACCCTTAGAATCTAAAAACTCTACAGCGCGATCAAGAGAGATGTTAAGCTCACGTAATACCTTATTTAATCTAATTGTTTCAGCCATAAATTGCCTTTAACCTTTTCTTTTTTTTCTCAAATATATGTTAATCTTCGAATTCTTCCTTAAGAATTCTAATAACATCTAAAATTGTTTCTTCTTCTAAGTCAGTTCTTTTTACTAAATCTGCCACATCTTGTTCTAAAATACTCTTAGCTGTGTCTAGACCTGCTTTACTAAATTCTGAGATAATCCATTCTTCGATTTCATCAGAGAATTCTCTTAATTCTACATCTTCTTCAGCTCCTTCTCTTAACACATCTATTTCGTAACCTGTTAATTGACCTGCTAAACGAATATTATGACCACCTCTACCAATTGCTTTACTTACTTCTTCTGGTTTTAAGATTGCTTCTGCACGTTTGTTGTCTTCGTCAATTTTAATTGAAGTTACTCTTGCTGGACTTAATGCTCTGGTAATGTATAACTGTAAGTTATTGGTGTAATTAATTACATCTATATTTTCATTACCTAACTCACGTACTATTCCATGAATACGTGATCCTTTCATACCTACGCAAGCTCCAACTGGGTCAATTCTATCATCATAAGAATCTACAGCTACTTTAGCTTTTTCACCTGGAATACGTACCACATTTTTTATGGTTATTAAACCATCAAATACTTCAGGTATCTCAGATTCAAATAGTTTTTCTAAAAACTTAGGCGACGT is a window of Olleya sp. YS DNA encoding:
- the nusA gene encoding transcription termination factor NusA; translation: MENIALIESFSEFKDDKLIDRVTLMAILEDVFRNALKKKFGDDDNFDIIINPDKGDLEIWRNRVVVADGEVEEPNQEISLTEARKIEPDFEVGEDVSEEVKLIDLGRRAILALRQNLISKIHEHDNTNIFKQFKELEGDLYTAEVHHIRHRAVILLDDEGNEIILPKDKQIPSDFFRKGDNVRGIIDSVELKGNKPAIIMSRTSPKFLEKLFESEIPEVFDGLITIKNVVRIPGEKAKVAVDSYDDRIDPVGACVGMKGSRIHGIVRELGNENIDVINYTNNLQLYITRALSPARVTSIKIDEDNKRAEAILKPEEVSKAIGRGGHNIRLAGQLTGYEIDVLREGAEEDVELREFSDEIEEWIISEFSKAGLDTAKSILEQDVADLVKRTDLEEETILDVIRILKEEFED
- a CDS encoding SPOR domain-containing protein, which codes for MKKTPLKALYLTALLTLCFGVFSHAQQGTVVINEDPTIDELLEIKKDINSDEKNSDRYKIQVYSGNLATAERTKSKFDSSVGQWRSQLVFEAPNYKIWVGSFRTRLEADRALVAVQRKFGDAFIFKPKKE
- the infB gene encoding translation initiation factor IF-2, which encodes MAETIRLNKVLRELNISLDRAVEFLDSKGVEIEKRPTTKISEETYKILSDEFETDANKKMASQEVNEAKNKEKEELRIKREKELEEKQKAEEAAKADQLKKEQEVIKASKSLSGPKKVGKIDLDADKTEASKEEKVVEAKPKVDKTEATSKAKETTKSKDKPKAKPATKKETVVEAEDSDEPTEETLKTKYTKLSGPKIAGDKIDLSQFKKPKKKKEDTKKDDNANKKKRRRISKPGDNRNSSGPSRSNDRFKGKKPGGRKSPVIKEEPSEEEVQRQVRETLEKLQGKSSKGKGAKYRREKRDQHREQTEIDQQIEAAESKILKVTEFVTANEVATMMDVPVTQIISACMSLGMMVTMNQRLDAETLAIVAEEFGYKTEFVTADIEESIEEVVDKPEDLVTRAPIVTVMGHVDHGKTSLLDYIRKENVIAGESGGITQHIGAYGVTLDNGQKIAFLDTPGHEAFTAMRARGAQVTDIAIIVAAADDDIMPQTKEAISHAQAAGVPIVFAINKIDKPDANPEKIKEGLAQMNLLVEDWGGKIQSHDISAKVGTGVKELLEKVLLEAELLELKANPKKPAVGTVVEAFLDKGRGYVSTVLVQAGTLRIGDYVLAGKNSGKVKAMHDERGHDIEEAGPSTPVSILGLDGAPQAGDKFNVFADEREAKQIATKRTQLQREQDVRTTKTLTLAEIGRRIALGTFKELNIILKGDVDGSVEALTDSFQKLSTEEIQVNILHKGVGAITESDVLLATASDAIIIGFNVRPVGNARTIADREEVDIRTYSIIYDAINDLKDAMEGMLSPEVKEEVTGTAEIREVFKVSKVGTIAGCMVMNGKIFRNSQIRLIRDGVVTYTGELASLKRFKDDVKEVSKGYDCGMQIKNYNDIAIGDVIEAFHEVEVKKKLK
- a CDS encoding c-type cytochrome, encoding MKQVIHRKLSSNNLSLSLIFLLTFSISLFAQEGDPVVGKSLFNANCIACHKLDKKMTGPALRNVEARLAEEEGLDREWLYEWIRNSQGLIKSGDAYANKIWNEYKPSAMNAFPTLTNADIDNILAYTATEPTVTPPPPPGPEGGTTSSEGGISNKLILGALGVLFALLAGALFLVNQTLRRFADAKGVALTEAPKRTPIWKAFIQNQFLVFVTVIALMLASAYFVYGYFMQVGVNQGYEPVQPIHYSHRIHAGENGIDCKYCHSSARVSKHSGIPSLNVCMNCHKSIYEVAAETQQEGLAEYGVDYNAEIKKLYKAVGWDDAEQKYTGETSPVKWIRIHNLPDFAYFNHSQHVVVGGIECQTCHGPVEEMEIMYQHSPLTMGWCINCHRETNVKVKDNAYYTKIHEQLSKKYGKEDFTAAQMGGLECGKCHY